One Brassica oleracea var. oleracea cultivar TO1000 chromosome C7, BOL, whole genome shotgun sequence genomic window carries:
- the LOC106301369 gene encoding uncharacterized protein LOC106301369, producing MANCSGDSSDVASQFDILRCPFLRNINEPTNLSFSSSLPFPIPARRAGQGPIFEDGPNFDTAFRLFHGQDGVVPLSNRAEAEKKPEPVFNPLAAKAATISLSSFGPGGPFGFDAFSDMFKNQKRKSDSSKNNKDSSKGGSHEAMSDDWLQTGNCPIAKSYRAVSGVAPLVAKILQPPPGMHYKCPKAIVAARAAISKTAFAKNLRPQPLSSKVLVIGMLGMALNVPLGVWREHTEKFSASWFIALHAAVPFIGILRKSVLMPKMAMVFTIAASVMGQVIGSRAERYRLKSVAQKKMTLSGSPNPSSVEAIQMEFPGVSSDGRCGDKVVMKWNPMLLEAASPVSTGATNVVC from the exons ATGGCTAATTGTTCGGGAGACTCTAGTGACGTGGCTTCTCAGTTCGACATTCTCCGATGCCCTTTCTTGAGGAACATCAATGAGCCCACTAATCTCTCCTTCTCCTCCTCCTTGCCTTTCCCCATCCCC GCACGACGAGCAGGTCAAGGGCCTATATTCGAGGATGGACCCAATTTTGATACGGCCTTTAGGCTTTTCCACGGGCAAGATGGAGTTGTCCCGCTCTCCAACAGAGCTGAAGCTGAGAAGAAGCCAGAGCCTGTGTTCAACCCACTTGCTGCTAAGGCCGCCACGATTAGTCTCTCATCTTTTGGACCTGGAGGGCCTTTTGGGTTTGATGCGTTTTCTGACATGTTTAAAAACCAAAAGAGAAAGTCTGACTCTTCCAAAAACAACAAGGATTCTTCCAAG GGGGGAAGCCACGAAGCTATGAGTGACGACTGGCTTCAAACTGGAAACTGCCCTATTGCTAAATCGTACCGAGCTGTAAGTGGTGTGGCGCCGCTCGTGGCAAAGATCCTGCAACCACCTCCAGGGATGCATTACAAGTGCCCTAAAGCAATAGTAGCAGCTCGAGCAGCCATATCAAAAACAGCTTTCGCCAAGAACCTCCGCCCACAGCCTTTGTCATCCAAAGTACTTGTGATAGGGATGCTCGGCATGGCGCTAAACGTGCCTCTCGGGGTCTGGAGAGAGCACACTGAAAAGTTCTCTGCGTCTTGGTTTATAGCTCTTCACGCAGCGGTTCCCTTCATAGGAATACTGAGGAAGTCAGTGTTGATGCCTAAGATGGCGATGGTGTTTACCATAGCAGCGTCGGTTATGGGACAGGTGATTGGGTCAAGAGCAGAGAGGTATAGGCTCAAGTCGGTAGCTCAAAAGAAGATGACATTGTCTGGATCACCAAACCCGTCGTCTGTTGAAGCAATTCAGATGGAGTTCCCCGGAGTTTCATCCGATGGAAGGTGCGGTGACAAAGTGGTGATGAAATGGAACCCCATGTTGCTTGAAGCAGCAAGTCCTGTTTCTACCGGAGCAACTAATGTTGTCTGCTAA
- the LOC106305133 gene encoding CASP-like protein 1F1, with protein sequence MMGANDERRTPLMNLGVQVSMRVLAIGTALASMGLTITNHEVASVYGINFEAKYDYSSAFRYLVYAEIAIAGMTLFTLVWAYLAVRRRGLVFALFFFDLLTTLTAISAFSAAMSDGYIGKYGNTHAGWLPICGYVHNYCNRVTLSLALAFASFLLLFILTVLTASAARHF encoded by the exons ATGATGGGAGCCAATGATGAGAGAAGAACGCCTTTAATGAATCTTGGGGTTCAAGTGTCGATGAGAGTGTTAGCCATTGGCACTGCATTGGCCTCCATGGGGCTCACGATCACTAACCATGAAGTCGCTTCTGTTTATGGCATTAATTTTGAGGCTAAATACGACTACTCATCTGCCTTTAG GTATTTGGTGTACGCAGAAATAGCTATCGCCGGCATGACATTGTTTACACTCGTATGGGCTTATTTAGCTGTCCGTAGAAGAGGACTTGTTTTTGCACTATTCTTCTTTGATTTG CTAACGACGCTGACGGCTATATCGGCTTTCTCCGCGGCCATGTCGGATGGTTACATCGGAAAGTATGGTAATACACACGCCGGTTGGCTTCCGATATGTGGCTACGTCCATAACTACTGTAACCGTGTTACTCTCTCACTTGCATTGGCCTTCGCATCTTTTCTCCTCTTGTTCATCCTTACTGTCTTAACTGCCTCAGCTGCTCGTCATTTCTAA
- the LOC106305851 gene encoding acyl carrier protein 4, chloroplastic-like, translating to MASLSTSSLSFKAPSVQSTRTSQVLRKPLSFQPISFGRFQSSKNLRLQISCAAKPETVQKVSDIVREQLALSADTALTAESKFSALGADSLDTVEIVMALEEKFNISVEEADAQNITTIQEAADLIEDLAQKKPAA from the exons ATGGCTTCCCTATCAACCAGTTCTCTAAGCTTCAAAGCTCCCTCCGTACAATCTACCAGAACTTCTCAG GTGTTAAGAAAACCCTTGAGTTTCCAGCCTATCTCCTTTGGACGTTTTCAGTCTTCAAAGAACCTTCGTCTTCAGATCAGTTGTGCA GCAAAACCAGAGACGGTGCAGAAAGTGAGTGACATTGTCAGGGAACAATTAGCTTTGTCTGCCGACACTGCGCTCACTGCCGAGTCCAAGTTCTCTGCTCTTGGCGCCGATTCTCTTGACACC GTGGAGATAGTGATGGCTTTGGAGGAAAAGTTTAACATAAGTGTGGAGGAAGCTGATGCTCAGAACATTACGACTATTCAAGAGGCAGCTGATTTGATTGAGGATCTTGCTCAGAAGAAACCTGCGGCCTAA
- the LOC106305850 gene encoding magnesium protoporphyrin IX methyltransferase, chloroplastic — protein sequence MPIAPSLLSPSSSVSHFLPRLPNATRLNVASRSRVATVVASSVTDLAGVDSTTIAVLGGGSVAALATFVSLTDPERRRKLQAEEVGGGDKEVVREYFNSTGFERWRKIYGETDEVNRVQKDIRVGHAKTVEKTMLMLTEEGSLAGVTVCDAGCGTGLLSIPLAKEGAIVSASDISAAMVAEAETKAKQQLGGENLPRFEVNDLESLSGKYNTVVCLDVLIHYPQNKADGMIAHLASLAEKRVILSFAPKTFYYDILKRIGELFPGPSKATRAYLHAEADVERALRKVGWKISKRGLITTQFYFSRLIEAVPM from the exons ATGCCGATTGCTCCTTCCTTGTTATCACCATCTTCCTCCGTCTCTCACTTTCTTCCCAGACTCCCCAACGCCACTAGACTCAATGTAGCCTCACGGAGCAGAGTCGCCACCGTCGTGGCGTCATCCGTCACCGACCTAGCCGGCGTGGACAGCACGACTATCGCCGTACTCGGAGGCGGATCCGTCGCAGCTCTGGCGACGTTCGTTTCGCTGACGGATCCGGAGAGGAGGCGGAAGCTGCAGGCGGAGGAGGTCGGAGGAGGAGACAAGGAGGTGGTGAGGGAGTATTTCAACAGCACGGGGTTCGAGCGGTGGAGGAAGATCTACGGCGAGACTGACGAAGTGAACCGCGTACAGAAGGATATTCGAGTCGGCCACGCCAAGACGGTGGAGAAAACGATGCTTATGCTGACGGAGGAAGGATCGTTGGCCGGTGTCACGGTGTGCGACGCCGGATGTGGGACCGGATTGCTCTCGATACCGCTTGCTAAGGAAGGGGCGATCGTCTCTGCTAGCGATATCTCTGCAGCTATGGTTGCTGAAGCTGAGACGAAG GCAAAGCAGCAGCTAGGAGGAGAGAATCTACCAAGATTTGAAGTGAATGATCTAGAGAGCCTAAGCGGGAAGTACAACACAGTTGTATGCCTAGACGTGCTGATACATTACCCTCAGAACAAAGCAGACGGGATGATCGCACACCTTGCTTCCTTAGCAGAGAAGAGAGTGATTCTCAGTTTTGCACCAAAGACATTCTACTATGATATCTTAAAGAGGATTGGAGAGCTTTTCCCAGGTCCCTCAAAGGCTACAAGGGCCTACCTACACGCTGAGGCGGATGTAGAAAGAGCATTGCGTAAGGTTGGCTGGAAAATCAGCAAGAGAGGACTCATTACCACCCAGTTCTATTTTTCGAGGCTCATTGAAGCTGTTCCCATGTAG
- the LOC106305849 gene encoding LOW QUALITY PROTEIN: putative respiratory burst oxidase homolog protein G (The sequence of the model RefSeq protein was modified relative to this genomic sequence to represent the inferred CDS: deleted 2 bases in 1 codon): MTSDTEEKNSSDIVPPSGSFRSTDHNPVMENVGGTDGSSVRENREKKRNGLVNQIKRFAGKPARLNRSKSTTGQALRGLKFISKADGADGWTAMEERFEKITETTEGLLIRSKFGECIGMKSKDFALVLFDALARRKNMTGDVIDKAILKEFWEQISDQNFDSRLMIFFEMMDKDGDGRLTEDEVKQVINLSSSTNNLSAIQKKADEYAAMIMEELDPNNIGYIMVESLKKLLMKAETETLAEITNSQDPKQFIEELKTTPDPNPLRRWYRGLRFFVLDSWQRIWVIALWLSIMAILFTYKYIQYKNRAVYEVLGHCVCFAKGSAETLKLNMALILLPVCRNTITWLRNKTRVGVLVPFDDNINFHKVIAVGITIGVSIHSIVHLACDFPRLIAATPEEYKPLEKYFGEDQPKRYSQFVKSTEGITGIVMVFLMAIAFTLALPWFRRGKLEKTLPRPLKKLASFNAFWYTHHLFIVVYILLIVHGYYLYLSKEWYKKTTWMYLAVPIALYACERLIRAFRSSIRTVKVVNAAVYPGNVLTLKMSRPKHFKYKSGQYMFVNCPKVSPFEWHPFSITSAPQDDYLSVHIKVNGDWTKAIKGVFSEVISKPVPVKDTSHGAHNPDYPKIMIDGPYGAPAQDYKKYEVVLLVGLGIGATPMISIIKDIINNMYATENAQLHQMENGLQRKPQDKNEKFKTRRAYFYWVTREQGSYDWFKNIMNEIAERDVNKIIELHNYCTSVFEKDDARSTLIRMLQSIAYAKSGKDIVSETRVKSHFAKPNWEEVYNKIAMDHPDGTNVGVFYCGSPVLTKELRRLALEFTHKTKIRFSFHKENF; this comes from the exons ATGACTTCTGACACAGAGGAAAAGAACAGCAGCGACATAGTTCCCCCAAGCGGATCATTTCGGTCGACCGATCACAATCCTGTGATGGAAAACGTTGGAGGCACGGACGGATCCAGCGTAAGGGAGAATCGGGAGAAGAAACGGAACGGGCTGGTGAACCAGATCAAGCGGTTTGCAGGGAAGCCAGCTCGGTTGAACCGGTCGAAGTCAACGACCGGTCAGGCCTTGAGAGGGCTCAAGTTCATCAGTAAGGCTGACGGTGCGGATGGCTGGACCGCCATGGAGGAGAGGTTTGAAAAGATCACGGAAACTACTGAGGGATTGCTGATTAGGTCAAAGTTCGGTGAATGTATAG GGATGAAGTCAAAGGACTTTGCCTTGGTATTGTTTGACGCATTAGCTAGAAGAAAGAATATGACAGGGGATGTGATTGATAAGGCAATTTTAAAGGAATTCTGGGAACAAATAAGTGATCAGAATTTTGATTCAAGGCTTATGATATTCTTTGAGAT GATGGATAAAGACGGTGACGGTAGACTAACTGAAGACGAAGTTAAACAG GTCATCAATCTTAGTTCGTCAACCAACAATCTGTCGGCCATCCAGAAAAAGGCAGATGAATATGCAGCAATGATTATGGAAGAGCTTGACCCAAATAATATAGGATACATCATG GTAGAAAGTCTTAAAAAATTGCTTATGAAAGCAGAAACAGAAACACTAGCTGAAATCACAAATAGTCAAGATCCAAAGCAATTCATTGAGGAGCTTAAAACTACGCCTGACCCTAACCCGTTAAGGAGATGGTACCGTGGACTCAGATTCTTTGTTCTAGATAGCTGGCAGAGAATTTGGGTGATAGCGCTATGGCTCAGCATTATGGCCATCCTCTTCACATACAAATATATTCAATACAAAAATAGAGCAGTCTATGAAGTGTTGGGGCATTGTGTGTGCTTTGCGAAAGGTTCAGCCGAGACGTTGAAGCTGAATATGGCCTTGATTCTGTTACCTGTATGCAGAAATACCATCACATGGCTTAGAAATAAGACTAGAGTTGGTGTTTTGGTCCCTTTTGATGACAACATCAACTTTCATAAG GTTATAGCAGTGGGAATTACGATAGGAGTAAGCATACACTCGATTGTCCACTTGGCTTGCGATTTTCCACGGCTGATCGCAGCAACTCCAGAGGAATACAAGCCTCTAGAAAAATACTTTGGAGAAGATCAACCTAAGAGATACTCACAGTTTGTGAAATCAACTGAAGGTATAACAGGAATCGTAATGGTTTTCTTGATGGCTATTGCTTTTACACTAGCACTGCCTTGGTTTAGACGAGGGAAGCTAGAGAAAACGCTTCCCAGGCCACTAAAGAAACTTGCTAGCTTCAATGCCTTCTGGTACACTCATCATTTGTTCATTGTAGTCTACATTCTCCTTATCGTTCATGGGTACTATTTGTATCTCAGTAAGGAATGGTACAAGAAAACG ACGTGGATGTATTTAGCAGTGCCAATAGCTCTATATGCATGTGAGAGACTGATACGAGCATTCAGATCCAGCATCAGGACGGTAAAAGTTGTTAACGCTGCGGTTTATCCTGGAAACGTATTGACATTGAAAATGTCAAGGCCTAAACACTTCAAATACAAAAGCGGTCAATACATGTTTGTAAACTGCCCAAAAGTCTCACCATTTGAGTG GCATCCATTTTCAATAACTTCTGCACCACAAGACGACTATTTGAGCGTACATATAAAAGTAAACGGAGATTGGACAAAGGCTATTAAAGGAGTTTTCTCTGAG GTGATCTCTAAACCAGTTCCTGTTAAAGATACGTCGCATGGTGCACATAATCCCGA TTACCCCAAGATTATGATTGATGGTCCGTACGGTGCACCAGCACAAGACTACAAGAAGTACGAGGTGGTTTTACTGGTCGGTCTTGGGATCGGTGCCACTCCGATGATCAGC ATTATTAAGGACATTATCAACAATATGTATGCCACGGAAAACGCTCAACTCCACCAAATGGAGAATGGATTGCAAAGGAAGCCACAAGACAAAAACGAAAAATTCAAGACGCGGAGAGCTTACTTCTACTGGGTAACGAGGGAGCAGGGCTCGTATGATTGGTTCAAGAACATCATGAACGAAATCGCAGAACGTGACGTAAACAAAATCATAGAGCTACATAACTATTGCACTAGCGTATTCGAAAAAGATGACGCTCGCTCAACCCTCATACGTATGCTTCAGTCTATAGCTTATGCCAAGAGTGGTAAGGACATTGTCTCTGAGACAAGGGTCAAGTCCCATTTCGCCAAACCTAATTGGGAAGAAGTGTACAACAAGATAGCCATGGATCATCCAGATGGCACTAATGTTG GAGTGTTCTATTGTGGATCACCGGTATTGACAAAGGAGTTAAGGCGTCTAGCTTTGGAATTTACACACAAGACGAAGATCAGATTCTCCTTCCACAAAGAGAACTTCTAA
- the LOC106301951 gene encoding superoxide dismutase [Fe] 1, chloroplastic-like, which translates to MAASSAVTADYVLKPPPYSLDALEPHMSRQTLEFHWGKHHRAYVDNLKKQVLGSDLEGKTLDHIILNTYNNGDLLPAFNNAAQAWNHEFFWESMKPGGGGKPSGELLALLERDFTSYEKFYDEFNAAAATQFGAGWAWLAYADNKLKVMKTPNAVNPLVLGSFPLLTIDVWEHAYYLDFQNRRPDYIKTFMNNLVSWEAVSSRLHAAKAASSSSA; encoded by the exons ATGGCTGCTTCAAGTGCTGTAACCGCTGACTACGTTCTCAAGCCACCTCCATACTCTCTG GATGCTTTGGAGCCGCATATGAGCCGACAAACTCTGGAGTTTCACTGGGGAAAGCATCACAGGGCTTACGTGGACAACCTCAAGAAACAGGTTCTTGGATCCGATCTTGAAGGCAAGACCTTAGACCACATCATCCTCAACACTTACAACAATGGCGACCTACTCCCTGCTTTCAACAACGCTGCTCAG GCATGGAACCACGAGTTCTTCTGGGAATCAATGAAACCAGGTGGTGGTGGAAAACCATCAGGAGAGCTTCTTGCTCTGCTTGAAAGAGATTTCACTTCTTATGAGAAGTTTTATGATGAGTTCAATGCTGCTGCTGCCACTCAATTCGGAGCTGGCTGGGCCTGGCTTGCTT ACGCAGATAACAAACTCAAAGTAATGAAAACTCCAAATGCTGTGAATCCCCTTGTGCTTGGTTCTTTT CCATTGCTTACCATTGACGTCTGGGAG CATGCTTACTATCTAGACTTTCAG AATCGAAGACCGGATTACATAAAGACATTCATGAACAATCTTGTGTCTTGGGAGGCTGTTAGTTCCAGACTTCACGCTGCCAAGGCTGCTTCTTCCTCTTCTGCTTAA